A single genomic interval of Myxococcus xanthus harbors:
- a CDS encoding DUSAM domain-containing protein, which produces MDDSPDWDPVRALAHGVLNQGIPLELTDDVRSLLRRTAREVAISDADTALQTQAGATELLREAMRRIKDGSWRLMRALHRMYQHKRAGDFDSARQEMREVLAEEVVPFYRDVAAGQLEDLDDEP; this is translated from the coding sequence ATGGACGACAGCCCCGACTGGGACCCGGTGCGCGCCCTCGCACATGGCGTGTTGAACCAAGGCATCCCGCTGGAGTTGACGGATGACGTGCGGAGCTTGCTCAGGCGCACCGCGCGAGAGGTTGCCATCAGCGACGCGGACACCGCGCTACAGACCCAAGCGGGCGCAACGGAACTTCTGCGGGAAGCCATGCGCCGAATCAAGGATGGCTCCTGGCGCCTGATGCGTGCGCTTCACCGCATGTACCAGCATAAGCGCGCGGGTGACTTCGACAGCGCCCGCCAGGAAATGAGAGAGGTGCTCGCCGAAGAAGTGGTGCCCTTCTACCGCGACGTTGCAGCCGGGCAACTCGAAGACCTCGACGACGAGCCGTAA
- a CDS encoding type IV toxin-antitoxin system AbiEi family antitoxin domain-containing protein, whose amino-acid sequence MGTARRGQPDWDRLFDIVAGQSGLFTAQQALEAGYSPQVLAHHVGAGRFHRVRRGIYRLVHFPAGEHEDLVAVWLWSEQQGVFSHQTALALHNLSDVLPSRMHLTLPAAWRQRRFRAPAGTVLHHADVGETERVWFGPIPGTSPRRTLLDCAAAQVSPDLLNQAIAQALSRGLILTSDLAGIQSAAQRP is encoded by the coding sequence GTGGGAACGGCACGACGCGGCCAGCCAGATTGGGACCGGCTCTTCGACATCGTCGCGGGGCAATCGGGCCTGTTCACGGCGCAGCAGGCACTGGAGGCGGGGTATTCGCCGCAGGTGCTCGCCCACCATGTGGGGGCCGGGAGGTTCCACCGTGTGCGCCGTGGCATCTACCGGCTGGTGCATTTTCCGGCCGGTGAGCATGAGGACTTGGTCGCCGTCTGGCTCTGGTCCGAGCAGCAAGGTGTGTTCTCCCACCAGACGGCCCTGGCGCTCCACAACCTGTCGGACGTCCTGCCTTCACGGATGCACCTGACGCTGCCAGCCGCGTGGAGACAACGCCGGTTCCGCGCCCCCGCGGGCACCGTGCTCCACCATGCCGACGTTGGCGAAACGGAGCGCGTCTGGTTCGGTCCCATCCCAGGGACTTCGCCGCGCAGAACGCTGCTGGACTGCGCAGCGGCGCAGGTCTCACCCGACCTGCTGAATCAGGCCATCGCGCAGGCCCTGTCACGCGGGCTCATTCTCACGTCAGACCTGGCGGGTATTCAGAGTGCGGCCCAACGTCCCTAG
- the epsU gene encoding exopolysaccharide biosynthesis GT2 family glycosyltransferase EpsU, translating to MHVVTSWTWLDVALCVAQLPVAVACGYLLSLTLLSYRPQPPTTRIGPRKFDIIIPAHNEELGIARTVKNLSEVDYPAHLRRIIVVADNCSDATAQKAREAGAFVLERQDTTKRGKGYALAHAFEFSQQDGFAEAVVVVDADTVVSPNLLTAFAKRIEGVEGSKAGAEGAHAMQAHYGVMNPTASWRTRLMTIALGMFHKVRSQGREALGVSCGLRGNGMCFTHHALAKVPHDAFSVVEDLEYGIRLARNGFRVHYVWEADVLGEMVSAEKQSRSQRQRWEGGRAQMRKLHGWPLLKDGLRKRDGTLLDIAMDVLVPPLSQLVLAAVGCAVMAGAFAWWSHNPMPWALGVAGFSVASLGAYVLRGWWVSGVGVRGLLDLAWAPVYVVWKVWLMLRGPGAEKRGEWVRTSREGENR from the coding sequence GTGCATGTCGTGACATCGTGGACGTGGCTGGACGTGGCGCTGTGCGTGGCGCAGCTTCCCGTGGCGGTGGCGTGTGGCTATCTGCTGTCCCTGACGCTGCTCTCCTATCGGCCCCAGCCGCCGACGACGCGCATCGGGCCGCGGAAGTTCGACATCATCATCCCCGCGCACAACGAGGAGCTGGGCATCGCCCGGACGGTGAAGAACCTGTCCGAGGTGGACTACCCGGCACACCTGCGGCGCATCATCGTGGTGGCGGACAACTGTTCCGACGCGACGGCGCAGAAGGCGCGCGAGGCGGGCGCCTTCGTCCTGGAGCGGCAGGACACGACGAAGCGGGGCAAGGGCTACGCGCTGGCCCACGCCTTCGAGTTCAGCCAGCAGGACGGCTTCGCCGAGGCGGTGGTGGTGGTGGACGCGGACACGGTGGTGTCGCCCAACCTGCTGACCGCCTTCGCGAAGCGCATCGAGGGTGTCGAGGGTTCGAAGGCCGGAGCCGAAGGGGCGCACGCCATGCAGGCGCACTACGGGGTGATGAACCCCACGGCGTCCTGGCGCACGCGGCTGATGACCATTGCCCTGGGCATGTTCCACAAGGTGCGCTCACAGGGCCGCGAGGCCCTGGGCGTGTCGTGCGGCCTGCGCGGCAACGGCATGTGCTTCACGCACCACGCGCTGGCCAAGGTGCCGCATGACGCCTTCAGCGTGGTGGAGGACCTGGAGTACGGCATCCGCCTGGCCCGCAACGGCTTCCGCGTGCACTACGTCTGGGAGGCGGACGTGCTGGGGGAGATGGTGTCCGCGGAGAAGCAGAGCCGCTCGCAGCGTCAGCGCTGGGAGGGTGGCCGCGCGCAGATGCGCAAGCTGCACGGGTGGCCGCTGCTGAAGGACGGCCTGCGGAAGAGGGATGGCACGCTGTTGGACATCGCCATGGACGTGCTGGTGCCGCCGCTGAGCCAGTTGGTGCTGGCGGCGGTGGGTTGCGCGGTGATGGCCGGGGCGTTCGCCTGGTGGTCCCACAACCCGATGCCATGGGCGCTGGGCGTGGCGGGCTTCAGCGTGGCCAGCCTGGGGGCGTATGTCCTGCGCGGCTGGTGGGTGTCTGGCGTGGGCGTTCGCGGCCTGCTGGACCTGGCCTGGGCGCCTGTCTACGTGGTGTGGAAGGTGTGGCTCATGCTGCGCGGCCCCGGCGCGGAGAAGCGCGGCGAGTGGGTGCGGACCTCGCGTGAGGGCGAGAACCGGTAG
- the epsV gene encoding PCP family exopolysaccharide biosynthesis protein EpsV, with protein MTVPAPGAPGPRPQLVPPRPAFTPERPETNAPADLIDWGFAIDAVFFLKNAVLRHWFLALVVMGAVSAMAVGVSKIMPRKYRVETRMLTQRNFIISSLANPGRSIPVDADQPTRAAWEMVMKHDNLKSIVAQAKLVEYWELQRSPLNRLKEKVLRKPPVAMSDDDKRDALTAMLEQAMIVGVEGGTGTVSIGVEWTDPQLALNIVQAAQQNFLDMRQAAEMGAVQEAITILEKQVVEEAAGIQQAIGQLNAAVKRVEARQKKEEEKKGRRGGAAAAANAALGINTDHLLAQMRFMIQTKRRAIGDVEDFRSRRLTELRNQLSEQRVIYSPQHPIITDLEQRISSLQEDSPQLIALRSEMTELINEYVRNGGDPGELESGLATAAMGGATFGGPATSDDPEVSVAADRVRMLVMRHQEKMRRLDQARTELEISRASMKHRFSVLSPPTFPERPSKPKVKLIVAAGVVGGIGMGIFAALALDIIRRRILEKWQVERILKLPVLAELERR; from the coding sequence GTGACGGTCCCCGCGCCCGGGGCTCCCGGGCCGCGCCCCCAGTTGGTGCCGCCGCGGCCCGCGTTCACTCCGGAGCGCCCGGAGACGAACGCGCCCGCGGACCTCATCGACTGGGGCTTCGCCATCGACGCGGTCTTCTTTTTGAAGAACGCGGTGCTGCGGCACTGGTTCCTCGCCCTGGTGGTGATGGGCGCGGTGTCCGCCATGGCGGTGGGCGTCAGCAAAATCATGCCGCGCAAGTACCGCGTGGAGACGCGGATGCTGACGCAGCGCAACTTCATCATCTCCTCGCTGGCCAACCCCGGGCGCTCCATCCCCGTGGACGCGGACCAGCCCACGCGCGCCGCGTGGGAGATGGTGATGAAGCACGACAACCTCAAGTCCATCGTCGCGCAGGCGAAGCTGGTGGAGTACTGGGAGCTGCAGCGCTCGCCGCTGAACCGGCTGAAGGAGAAGGTGCTGCGCAAGCCGCCGGTGGCCATGTCGGACGACGACAAGCGCGACGCGCTCACCGCCATGCTGGAGCAGGCAATGATTGTCGGCGTGGAGGGTGGCACGGGCACCGTCTCCATCGGCGTGGAGTGGACCGACCCGCAGCTGGCGCTCAACATCGTGCAGGCCGCGCAGCAGAACTTCCTCGACATGCGCCAGGCGGCGGAGATGGGCGCGGTGCAGGAGGCCATCACCATCCTGGAGAAGCAGGTGGTGGAGGAGGCCGCGGGCATCCAGCAGGCCATTGGCCAGCTCAACGCGGCGGTGAAGCGCGTGGAGGCCCGGCAGAAGAAGGAGGAGGAGAAGAAGGGACGGCGGGGCGGTGCCGCGGCCGCGGCCAACGCCGCGCTGGGCATCAACACCGACCACCTGCTGGCGCAGATGCGCTTCATGATTCAGACGAAGCGCCGGGCCATTGGCGACGTGGAGGATTTCCGCTCGCGGCGGCTGACGGAGCTGCGCAACCAGTTGTCCGAGCAGCGCGTCATCTATTCGCCGCAGCACCCCATCATCACCGACCTGGAGCAGCGCATCTCCTCGCTCCAGGAGGATTCGCCGCAGTTGATTGCGCTGCGCTCGGAGATGACGGAGCTCATCAACGAGTACGTGCGCAACGGCGGTGACCCGGGTGAGCTGGAGTCCGGGCTGGCGACGGCGGCCATGGGCGGCGCGACGTTCGGCGGGCCGGCCACGTCGGATGACCCGGAGGTGTCGGTGGCGGCGGACCGGGTGCGCATGCTGGTGATGCGGCACCAGGAGAAGATGCGGCGGTTGGACCAGGCGCGCACGGAGCTGGAGATTTCCCGCGCGTCCATGAAGCACCGCTTCAGTGTCCTGTCGCCGCCTACCTTCCCGGAGCGGCCGTCCAAGCCGAAGGTGAAGCTCATCGTCGCCGCGGGCGTGGTGGGCGGAATCGGCATGGGCATCTTCGCGGCGCTGGCGCTGGACATCATCCGCCGGCGCATTCTGGAGAAGTGGCAGGTCGAGCGGATTCTGAAGCTACCCGTGCTGGCGGAGCTGGAGCGGCGCTGA
- the epsW gene encoding exopolysaccharide biosynthesis response regulator EpsW — MESDLHTVLLVEDAPFFRKMLGDYLRDMGFKEVVELPSGRAALKHMETAARPDLVCLDLTLPDISGYDLCEHIRRSATMADVPVLVVSARDLPEDKAHAEEAGANGYLGKPFTQEEFTRRVQSLLKSTGARRAP; from the coding sequence ATGGAGTCCGACCTGCACACGGTCCTCTTGGTGGAGGACGCCCCCTTCTTCCGGAAGATGCTGGGCGACTACCTGCGGGACATGGGGTTCAAGGAGGTCGTGGAGCTGCCCAGTGGCCGCGCCGCGCTCAAGCACATGGAGACGGCCGCGCGTCCCGACCTCGTGTGTCTGGACCTGACGCTGCCGGACATCTCCGGCTATGACCTCTGCGAGCACATCCGCCGCTCGGCGACGATGGCGGACGTGCCCGTGCTGGTGGTGAGCGCCCGGGACTTGCCGGAGGACAAGGCGCACGCCGAGGAGGCCGGCGCCAACGGCTACCTGGGCAAGCCCTTCACCCAGGAGGAGTTCACCCGGCGGGTGCAGTCGCTCCTCAAGAGCACTGGGGCCAGGAGGGCACCGTGA
- the epsX gene encoding exopolysaccharide export protein EpsX, producing the protein MLGTVLTVALLEVSSASVSYATAARVDSRLRSNEDPAPEAPRVAGDTDVTPLLGLEIRDGNTALQVEYAPRISLREVTARARTEIQHMGRLAGLWRPERGLSLRLSEELVLGSVNLLTTDLGSLPGDTPGTPDGPLRPPGNGGPLQPLPQADTVYFLSSATTLTADTGWLGRRWNLTGSGGFSISGGLDGPAREAVPMQYGPRADVSLSHALSPLSAITTSVAFNYARFSTGANNTIVTLREAWGHRVDRRTSLEAGAGVSVVHTIPVPPGEGEPEPGPLDAPRTELLPNLNVGVSHRIPSRTADFNGRADLRLVPFTDRLTARVYPRADLTLTGTWALGPRVRVSAIGGGAAAVGGSRGDSILSGGFTGSWILTRWVSVDTDLRGTWSRSPELPAARLTWAATLGLSVRQTGIL; encoded by the coding sequence GTGCTGGGGACGGTCCTCACCGTCGCGTTGCTGGAGGTGTCCTCCGCCTCCGTCAGCTACGCCACGGCCGCGCGCGTCGACTCGCGCCTGCGCTCCAACGAGGACCCCGCCCCCGAGGCCCCCCGTGTCGCGGGCGACACCGACGTCACCCCGCTCCTGGGCCTGGAAATTCGCGACGGCAACACCGCGCTCCAGGTGGAGTACGCCCCGCGCATCAGCCTGCGCGAAGTCACCGCCCGCGCGCGCACCGAAATCCAGCACATGGGCCGCCTGGCCGGCCTGTGGCGCCCCGAGCGCGGCCTGTCCCTGCGCCTGTCCGAGGAGCTGGTGCTGGGCAGCGTCAACCTCCTCACCACGGACCTGGGCTCCCTGCCCGGCGACACACCGGGTACCCCCGACGGGCCGCTGCGGCCCCCCGGAAACGGCGGGCCCCTGCAGCCCCTGCCCCAGGCGGACACCGTCTACTTCCTCTCCTCCGCGACGACGCTGACGGCGGACACCGGCTGGCTGGGGCGGCGGTGGAACCTTACCGGCTCCGGCGGCTTCTCCATCAGCGGCGGCCTGGACGGGCCCGCCCGCGAAGCGGTGCCCATGCAGTATGGCCCGCGCGCGGATGTGTCCCTCAGCCACGCGCTGTCACCCCTGAGCGCCATCACCACCTCCGTGGCCTTCAACTACGCGCGCTTCTCCACCGGGGCGAACAACACCATCGTCACGCTGCGAGAGGCCTGGGGGCACCGGGTGGACAGGCGCACCTCCCTGGAGGCCGGAGCGGGCGTGAGCGTGGTGCACACCATCCCCGTGCCCCCCGGCGAAGGTGAGCCCGAGCCCGGCCCGCTGGACGCGCCCCGGACGGAGCTGCTCCCCAACCTGAATGTCGGGGTGAGCCACCGGATTCCCTCGCGCACCGCGGACTTCAACGGCCGGGCGGACCTGCGGCTCGTCCCCTTCACGGACCGGCTCACGGCGCGCGTCTACCCCCGGGCGGACCTGACGCTGACGGGGACCTGGGCCCTGGGGCCCCGCGTGCGCGTGTCCGCCATTGGCGGCGGCGCCGCGGCCGTGGGCGGAAGTCGTGGGGACAGCATCCTTTCCGGAGGCTTCACCGGTTCCTGGATTCTCACACGGTGGGTGTCCGTGGATACCGACCTCCGCGGGACGTGGAGCCGCTCGCCCGAACTGCCGGCGGCCCGGCTGACGTGGGCCGCAACGCTGGGCCTCTCCGTGCGGCAAACTGGTATTCTCTGA
- the epsY gene encoding exopolysaccharide export protein EpsY, protein MPSTHRQPPSAPRRPWRSFACAALLLLAPACRGLGKYTWVDDYQEKPPPVDSAYRIAAGDLLNIRVWNQESLTTQARVREDGRISLLFLDDVEAAGHTPALLSQQIQTRLKDYINHPVVTVALEMARPIKVTMVGEVNRIGPLEIDPGASLLQALAGAGGFTEYAHKDRIFVMRQEEGAAPERIRFRYDDLIHAEGRAPTFRLRPGDVVVVE, encoded by the coding sequence ATGCCGTCCACGCACCGCCAGCCGCCTTCCGCCCCGCGCCGTCCCTGGCGCTCGTTCGCCTGCGCCGCGCTGCTGCTGCTGGCGCCCGCTTGCCGGGGCCTGGGCAAGTACACCTGGGTGGATGACTACCAGGAGAAGCCGCCCCCGGTGGACTCGGCGTACCGCATCGCCGCGGGCGACCTGCTCAACATCCGCGTGTGGAACCAGGAGTCGCTCACCACGCAGGCCCGCGTGCGCGAGGACGGCCGCATCAGCCTGCTCTTCCTGGACGACGTGGAGGCAGCGGGCCACACACCGGCCTTGCTGTCGCAGCAAATCCAGACGCGGCTGAAGGACTACATCAACCACCCCGTCGTCACCGTGGCGCTGGAGATGGCGCGCCCCATCAAGGTGACCATGGTGGGCGAGGTCAACCGCATCGGTCCGCTGGAAATCGACCCGGGCGCCAGCCTGCTGCAGGCCCTGGCCGGCGCGGGCGGCTTCACCGAGTACGCCCACAAGGACCGCATCTTCGTCATGCGCCAGGAAGAGGGCGCCGCGCCCGAGCGCATCCGCTTCCGCTACGACGACCTCATCCACGCCGAGGGGCGCGCGCCCACCTTCCGCCTGCGCCCCGGTGACGTGGTGGTGGTGGAATAA
- the wzx gene encoding exopolysaccharide biosynthesis flippase, with protein MNSPSHSISQDAGERERSHEAMGAVRNGLQLGGSLLATYAIAMGVRFLLPAHLGPESFGRFNYADSFSAVFFIATHLGLEMYIRKEVSRRPEHASDFFGSTLLLRLGLTAVLMGAMALVMAHFDEPPEVRQLVYVFALAQSLIIINASVAALLHAKGKVAGLSVSNIVTKLVWGGGLLAVAVAGLPLPWLAVPLVASEAVKLGVGWYLAREHMGLTFKVDVPATLKVLKASLPFFITGAALAANGRLDVMILGMVSSHEEVGWYGAAWNIAGLTFFLNPVFGWVLMPLASRAAERSEAELTNLTRRSLEGTLAVTVPMMMLIVLGAPLWVGLMGGAFSESAMPLRLMSPLFVLAFVTMNAGLWLTMTNREWWVTITSVIGSVVLIPLLNLLLVPLMLSALGNGGGAAGTALSMLLMEICVTISLLGRMGKAAFDARLVSMMAKTAVICAAIAVLDQTLLAFLNPWVRITVEAVLYIVAVLATGAVRPGEVLQVVRIARRRGNPAPEAAPTP; from the coding sequence GTGAACAGTCCCAGCCATTCCATTTCGCAGGACGCGGGCGAGCGCGAGCGCTCGCATGAGGCGATGGGCGCTGTGCGCAACGGGCTCCAACTCGGTGGCTCGCTGCTGGCCACGTACGCCATCGCCATGGGCGTGCGCTTCCTGCTGCCGGCCCACCTGGGACCGGAGAGCTTCGGGCGCTTCAACTACGCCGACAGCTTCTCCGCCGTCTTCTTCATCGCCACCCACCTGGGCCTGGAGATGTACATCCGCAAGGAGGTGTCGCGCCGGCCCGAGCACGCCAGCGACTTCTTCGGCAGCACGCTGCTGCTGCGGCTGGGCCTCACCGCGGTGCTGATGGGCGCCATGGCGCTGGTGATGGCCCACTTCGACGAGCCGCCCGAGGTGCGCCAGCTCGTCTACGTCTTCGCCCTGGCCCAGTCGCTCATCATCATCAACGCCTCCGTGGCCGCGCTGCTGCACGCCAAGGGCAAGGTGGCGGGGCTGTCCGTCTCCAACATCGTCACCAAGCTGGTGTGGGGCGGGGGCCTGCTGGCCGTCGCAGTGGCGGGCCTGCCGCTGCCGTGGCTGGCGGTGCCGCTGGTGGCGTCCGAGGCGGTGAAGCTGGGCGTGGGCTGGTACCTGGCCCGCGAGCACATGGGCCTCACCTTCAAGGTGGACGTGCCGGCCACGCTGAAGGTGCTCAAGGCCAGCCTGCCCTTCTTCATCACCGGCGCGGCGCTGGCGGCCAACGGGCGCCTGGACGTGATGATTCTGGGCATGGTCTCCAGCCACGAAGAAGTGGGCTGGTACGGCGCCGCATGGAACATCGCGGGCCTCACCTTCTTCCTCAACCCGGTGTTCGGCTGGGTGCTGATGCCGCTGGCGTCCCGCGCGGCCGAGCGCTCCGAGGCGGAGCTGACGAACCTGACGCGCCGCTCGCTGGAGGGCACGCTGGCCGTCACCGTGCCCATGATGATGCTCATCGTCCTGGGCGCCCCGCTGTGGGTGGGGCTGATGGGCGGCGCGTTCTCCGAATCCGCCATGCCGCTGCGGCTGATGTCGCCGCTGTTCGTGCTGGCCTTCGTGACGATGAACGCCGGCCTGTGGCTGACCATGACGAACCGCGAGTGGTGGGTGACCATCACCAGCGTCATTGGCAGCGTGGTGCTGATCCCCCTCCTCAACCTGCTGCTGGTTCCGCTGATGCTTTCGGCGCTGGGCAACGGCGGCGGCGCGGCGGGCACGGCGCTGTCCATGCTGCTCATGGAAATCTGCGTCACCATCAGCCTGCTGGGGCGCATGGGCAAGGCGGCCTTCGACGCGCGCCTGGTGTCCATGATGGCCAAGACGGCCGTCATCTGCGCGGCCATCGCCGTGCTGGACCAGACGCTGCTGGCCTTCCTGAACCCGTGGGTGCGCATCACCGTGGAAGCCGTGCTGTACATCGTCGCGGTGCTGGCCACCGGCGCGGTGCGCCCCGGCGAGGTGCTCCAGGTGGTGCGCATCGCCCGCCGCCGTGGAAACCCCGCGCCCGAAGCCGCGCCCACCCCGTGA
- the epsZ gene encoding exopolysaccharide biosynthesis polyisoprenyl-phosphate hexose-1-phosphate transferase EpsZ: protein MDTMSGATASAAVVGAPGSANAQGQVIEEVQGPPKLAPGSAAKLNLTVDLVLLSSVLVGSAWLSGQLSAESGWKVSGLVLAAWVVWIVTGTALCLYDSRFAERSKLDHVALVSVTTLAVVTVLTLGSVAVPTVVTSPVVGPLLFIFWPVTLLLRLFVFRPVASQERPMDAVLIVGTGAMGRYTGEDLANRGRRQILGYVRFHDDNGSVGELPGPVMGSVDDLEHILRNTAVDEVYIAGNTLKQGESMQAAIKLAERFGVPFALPAHSFRLDRARPVERRAVADGFLHFAAVSPKPHQMAMKRLFDICVSAAALWALLPLLGMVALAVKFTSKGPIFFKQLRVGQNGKPFYMLKFRSMVVNAEELKEKLAALNEQTGPVFKMKHDPRITGIGRFIRKFSIDELPQFINVLRGEMSIVGPRPPVPTEVAKYETWQRRRLSVRPGLTCIWQVSGRNQISFEEWMYLDMQYIDHWSLTSDLRLLLQTVPVVLTGRGAS, encoded by the coding sequence GTGGACACGATGAGCGGCGCAACGGCAAGTGCGGCGGTGGTCGGTGCTCCTGGGTCGGCCAACGCTCAGGGACAAGTCATTGAAGAGGTGCAGGGGCCGCCCAAGCTGGCCCCGGGGTCCGCGGCGAAGCTGAACCTCACGGTGGACCTCGTGCTGCTGTCGTCGGTGCTGGTGGGCTCGGCGTGGCTGAGCGGCCAGTTGTCGGCGGAGTCCGGTTGGAAGGTGTCTGGGCTGGTGCTCGCGGCGTGGGTGGTGTGGATTGTGACGGGCACCGCGCTGTGCCTGTACGACTCGCGCTTCGCCGAGCGCAGCAAGCTGGACCACGTCGCGCTGGTGTCGGTGACGACGCTGGCGGTGGTGACGGTGCTGACGCTGGGCAGCGTGGCGGTGCCGACGGTGGTGACGTCGCCGGTGGTGGGCCCGCTGCTGTTCATCTTCTGGCCGGTGACGCTGCTCCTGCGCCTGTTCGTCTTCCGCCCGGTGGCCTCGCAGGAGCGCCCCATGGACGCGGTGCTCATCGTGGGCACGGGCGCCATGGGCCGCTACACCGGTGAGGACCTGGCCAACCGGGGCCGCCGGCAGATTCTGGGCTACGTGCGCTTCCACGACGACAACGGCTCCGTGGGAGAGCTGCCCGGCCCGGTCATGGGTTCGGTGGACGACCTGGAGCACATCCTCCGCAACACCGCGGTGGATGAGGTGTACATCGCCGGCAACACGCTGAAGCAGGGCGAGTCCATGCAGGCGGCCATCAAGCTGGCCGAGCGCTTCGGCGTGCCCTTCGCGCTGCCCGCGCACAGCTTCCGCCTGGACCGCGCCCGCCCGGTGGAGCGCCGCGCGGTGGCGGACGGCTTCCTGCACTTCGCGGCGGTGAGCCCCAAGCCGCACCAGATGGCGATGAAGCGCCTGTTCGACATCTGCGTGTCCGCGGCGGCGCTGTGGGCGCTGCTGCCGCTGTTGGGCATGGTGGCGCTGGCGGTGAAGTTCACCTCCAAGGGCCCCATCTTCTTCAAGCAGCTTCGCGTGGGGCAGAACGGCAAGCCCTTCTACATGCTGAAGTTCCGCTCCATGGTGGTGAACGCCGAGGAGCTGAAGGAGAAGCTGGCCGCGCTCAACGAGCAGACGGGCCCCGTCTTCAAGATGAAGCACGACCCGCGCATCACCGGCATCGGCCGCTTCATCCGCAAGTTCTCCATTGATGAGCTGCCCCAGTTCATCAACGTGCTGCGCGGGGAGATGAGCATCGTCGGGCCGCGCCCGCCGGTGCCCACCGAGGTGGCCAAGTACGAGACGTGGCAGCGCCGCCGCCTGTCCGTGCGTCCTGGACTCACCTGCATCTGGCAGGTGTCAGGACGGAACCAGATCTCCTTCGAGGAGTGGATGTACCTGGACATGCAGTACATCGACCACTGGAGCCTGACGAGCGACCTGCGCCTGCTGCTGCAGACGGTGCCGGTGGTGCTCACGGGCCGCGGCGCCAGCTAG
- the fdhD gene encoding formate dehydrogenase accessory sulfurtransferase FdhD yields MSRVPALSVVGWSGAGKTTLLTRLVPELAARGLRVAVVKHSSDAHPLHRPGSDTARYQDAGAVLTGFTTPAGVQLTTATALSDALPSLLERSAGAVELVLVEGWKDGPLPKLEVWREGLGPPLAPSRPEVLAVLSSEPALPTDFPPGLRVLHPDDVRAVADLILAHLRPSRPAPLPPVDARGVTRRFVQRWNGATLLPAQEDDIAVEEPLEIRVSGDSVATTMRTPGHDRELATGFLFAEGILQSVDDLGGLAHCGRPGEEGFGNVIEVTPAPGAFLDVERVSTARRGTLTTSACGVCGRRSVDDLLAVCPALPPGPVLHPDAVARATERLRDVQRNFARTGGVHAAAVLDANGHLLAAHEDVGRHNAVDKVVGTLVLAGTVRGPRAPRLPLTRQPVVLAVSGRVSFEIIQKAAMARIPIVAGVSAASSLAVDLALRSGMTLAAFVRNERFNVYTGLERLVAGVTS; encoded by the coding sequence ATGAGCCGCGTGCCCGCGCTCAGCGTGGTGGGCTGGTCCGGCGCCGGCAAGACGACGCTGCTCACCCGGCTCGTTCCCGAGCTCGCCGCGCGAGGCCTGCGCGTGGCCGTGGTGAAGCACTCCTCCGACGCCCATCCGCTGCACCGGCCCGGCAGCGACACCGCTCGCTACCAGGACGCGGGCGCCGTGCTCACCGGCTTCACCACGCCCGCGGGCGTCCAGCTCACGACGGCCACCGCCCTCTCGGACGCGCTTCCCTCGCTGCTCGAGCGCTCCGCGGGCGCCGTGGAGCTGGTGCTCGTCGAAGGCTGGAAGGACGGCCCCCTCCCCAAGCTGGAGGTATGGCGGGAGGGTCTGGGCCCGCCGCTGGCGCCCTCGCGCCCGGAGGTCCTCGCGGTGCTCTCCTCCGAGCCCGCACTCCCCACGGACTTCCCACCCGGCCTGCGCGTGCTGCACCCCGACGACGTGCGCGCCGTGGCGGACCTCATCCTGGCCCACCTGCGCCCGAGCCGCCCCGCGCCCCTGCCCCCCGTGGATGCCCGCGGCGTCACGCGCCGCTTCGTCCAGCGGTGGAACGGCGCCACGCTACTCCCGGCCCAGGAGGACGACATCGCGGTGGAGGAGCCTCTGGAGATTCGCGTCAGCGGAGACTCGGTGGCCACCACCATGCGCACGCCAGGACATGACCGCGAGTTGGCCACCGGCTTCCTCTTCGCCGAGGGCATCCTCCAGAGCGTGGACGACCTGGGCGGGCTGGCACACTGCGGACGGCCAGGCGAGGAGGGCTTCGGCAACGTCATCGAAGTCACCCCCGCCCCCGGCGCCTTCCTCGACGTGGAGCGCGTGAGCACCGCCCGCCGGGGCACCCTCACCACCTCCGCCTGCGGCGTGTGCGGCCGGCGCAGCGTGGATGACCTGCTCGCCGTGTGCCCGGCCCTGCCGCCCGGCCCGGTGCTCCACCCCGACGCCGTGGCCCGCGCCACCGAGCGCCTGCGCGACGTGCAGCGCAACTTCGCCCGCACTGGAGGCGTCCACGCCGCCGCCGTGCTCGACGCCAACGGCCACCTCCTGGCCGCCCATGAGGACGTGGGCCGCCACAACGCCGTGGACAAGGTGGTAGGGACGCTGGTGCTGGCCGGCACCGTGCGGGGCCCCCGGGCTCCCCGCCTCCCGTTGACGCGTCAGCCCGTGGTGCTCGCCGTCAGTGGACGCGTCAGCTTTGAGATCATCCAGAAAGCCGCCATGGCCCGGATTCCCATCGTCGCGGGCGTCTCCGCCGCCAGCTCCCTCGCAGTGGACCTGGCCCTGCGTTCTGGCATGACGCTGGCCGCGTTCGTCCGGAACGAGCGCTTCAACGTCTACACCGGGCTCGAACGCCTTGTCGCAGGTGTAACCTCTTGA